The Sporosarcina ureae genome includes a region encoding these proteins:
- the argJ gene encoding bifunctional glutamate N-acetyltransferase/amino-acid acetyltransferase ArgJ — protein sequence METIESMKRISRKNIISPKGFKAVGIHCGLKHKKNDLALLVSEVPASVAGVFTTNVIQAAPLQVTKKVVYETQKMQAVVINSGNANACTGKQGMHDAVTMQQKTAEHLGIDSNLVGIASTGVIGEQMNMVPLLSGIEKLQPMDTLEGSIQFSQAILTTDTVTKNTAYATVIDDREVVVAGVAKGSGMIEPNMATMLGFITTDANIESEHLQTALKEITDVTFNSITVDGDTSTNDMVLVMANGMASNHSLTPDHPEWQSFVDALHAVSRDLAKMIAKDGEGATKLIEAKVTGAVSDGQARQIAKSVVGSPLVKTAVFGCDANWGRIIAAVGYSGATIDPEDIKIYIGDTVVVEGGEPIPFSEEKLLIYLKQHEVKFAIELNQGTGQGMAWGCDLTYDYVQINATYRT from the coding sequence ATGGAAACTATCGAAAGTATGAAGCGCATCTCGCGTAAAAACATTATTTCACCAAAAGGATTCAAGGCAGTCGGCATTCACTGTGGGCTAAAGCATAAGAAAAATGATTTAGCTTTATTAGTCAGCGAAGTGCCAGCGAGTGTTGCGGGTGTCTTCACAACGAATGTAATCCAGGCAGCTCCACTTCAAGTTACAAAAAAAGTTGTTTATGAAACACAAAAAATGCAAGCGGTTGTCATTAACTCTGGTAACGCGAATGCATGCACAGGAAAGCAAGGGATGCATGACGCAGTAACTATGCAACAAAAGACTGCAGAGCATTTAGGTATTGATTCCAATCTTGTAGGAATTGCCTCAACGGGTGTGATTGGTGAACAAATGAATATGGTTCCTTTACTATCTGGTATTGAAAAACTTCAACCGATGGACACGTTAGAAGGCTCCATTCAATTTTCACAAGCAATTTTAACAACAGATACCGTAACAAAAAATACTGCCTACGCAACGGTGATCGATGATCGTGAAGTAGTGGTAGCAGGTGTCGCAAAAGGTTCAGGAATGATCGAACCGAATATGGCGACAATGCTTGGCTTCATCACAACCGATGCCAATATTGAATCTGAACATTTACAAACAGCACTTAAAGAGATTACGGATGTAACTTTTAACTCCATTACAGTAGACGGTGATACGTCAACAAATGATATGGTTCTCGTCATGGCAAACGGAATGGCGAGTAACCACTCATTAACTCCGGATCATCCCGAATGGCAATCTTTCGTCGATGCATTGCATGCCGTATCTCGTGATTTGGCGAAAATGATCGCTAAAGACGGAGAAGGTGCTACCAAATTGATCGAAGCGAAAGTGACAGGTGCAGTTTCGGATGGACAAGCGCGTCAAATCGCAAAATCTGTTGTCGGTTCACCGCTTGTCAAGACGGCAGTATTTGGCTGTGATGCGAACTGGGGAAGAATTATTGCTGCAGTTGGATATAGCGGGGCCACAATAGATCCTGAAGATATCAAAATCTATATTGGTGACACTGTAGTAGTAGAAGGCGGGGAACCTATTCCGTTTTCAGAAGAGAAATTGTTAATTTACCTTAAACAACATGAAGTCAAATTTGCAATAGAATTAAACCAAGGAACTGGACAGGGAATGGCATGGGGGTGCGATCTTACTTATGACTACGTTCAAATCAACGCAACATACCGCACGTAA
- the argB gene encoding acetylglutamate kinase has translation MTTFKSTQHTARKRQVIKLGGSMLDELSDSFFQGVKKLQQDGVQVIIVHGGGPNINQELENRGVASTVVKGFRVTSAEAIGIVQSIMIGQVNPALVHRFNQEEIKAVGLSGFDTNLFTCDVLDFDTYGYVGEIKTVKTEILDALLDAGIVPVISCIGATASGDPLNVNADTVASQIALAVEAESLLLVTDTSGIRIQDQPQTEVVPQAIYRWIKTEDIYGGMIPKVMAAIDCLEAGIPSVQIVCQKLNGTVITNEEAIA, from the coding sequence ATGACTACGTTCAAATCAACGCAACATACCGCACGTAAACGACAGGTTATCAAACTAGGCGGCAGTATGCTAGACGAATTAAGCGATAGTTTTTTCCAAGGTGTGAAGAAATTACAGCAAGATGGTGTTCAAGTAATTATTGTTCATGGTGGGGGACCAAATATTAATCAAGAGCTTGAGAATCGCGGTGTCGCTTCGACTGTAGTTAAGGGGTTCCGTGTTACATCTGCTGAAGCGATCGGGATCGTTCAGTCAATCATGATTGGCCAAGTAAATCCAGCGCTCGTTCATCGTTTCAATCAAGAAGAGATCAAAGCGGTTGGGTTAAGTGGATTCGATACGAACTTATTTACGTGTGATGTACTTGATTTTGATACGTATGGTTATGTGGGAGAAATTAAAACAGTGAAAACAGAGATCTTGGACGCATTATTGGATGCAGGCATTGTTCCTGTAATCTCGTGTATTGGTGCAACTGCTTCTGGGGATCCATTGAACGTTAACGCGGATACAGTCGCTAGTCAAATTGCATTAGCTGTTGAGGCAGAAAGTTTATTATTGGTGACAGATACATCTGGAATCCGGATTCAAGACCAACCTCAGACAGAAGTGGTACCTCAAGCAATTTATCGCTGGATTAAAACAGAAGATATCTACGGAGGAATGATTCCGAAAGTAATGGCGGCCATCGATTGTCTAGAAGCGGGCATTCCATCAGTACAGATCGTCTGTCAAAAATTAAATGGCACGGTCATTACCAATGAGGAGGCAATCGCGTGA
- the brnQ gene encoding branched-chain amino acid transport system II carrier protein, which produces MNQFTKFDTFKLGLTMFALFFGAGNMIFPPLLGQLAGTQTWITLAGFLITGVGLPYLGVIAVTMSGNQLSDLAGKASPLFAMIFPLVIYLALGPFFGVPRTATVSFEIAVSPFVPDSYSRLALALFSIVFFAVTIWLSFKPNKLVDRFGSILTPILLAIVTLIVVTGIIKPVGEAGAPQGSYAEDYFFKGFIEGYGTMDAMAALVFAIIVINAVKAKGITDRRAITVITMKAGSIAVIGLSFVYAGLAYLGMTSRSVAEGATNGGDILAKLAYALMGNNGLYLLGLAVTLACLTTSVGLTTASATYLSKVAPKISYKAFVFIICLFSTIVANVGLTQLLAVTIPILVGVYPLAIVLITFRLLHPFFKGYHEVYSYGLLAAGLIGFFDVLRAFNIDLVPVKHILEFLPLYEQGVGWILPAIVFGAIGFIVASAQGKPRVE; this is translated from the coding sequence ATGAATCAATTTACAAAATTTGATACGTTCAAATTAGGGCTGACGATGTTCGCGCTCTTTTTCGGTGCAGGAAATATGATTTTTCCACCGCTACTAGGCCAACTAGCAGGAACACAAACATGGATTACGCTAGCTGGCTTTTTAATAACAGGAGTAGGTCTTCCTTATCTCGGCGTAATTGCAGTGACTATGAGTGGCAATCAATTAAGTGATTTAGCTGGAAAAGCATCTCCTTTATTCGCCATGATTTTTCCATTAGTTATTTATTTAGCACTTGGGCCATTCTTCGGTGTTCCGCGTACAGCGACTGTCTCATTCGAAATTGCCGTTTCTCCATTTGTACCGGATTCGTATTCTAGGTTGGCATTGGCGCTCTTTTCCATTGTGTTTTTTGCAGTGACGATTTGGCTTTCATTTAAGCCAAATAAACTAGTTGATCGTTTCGGAAGTATTTTAACTCCCATATTGCTAGCTATCGTCACGCTTATCGTCGTGACTGGTATTATCAAACCAGTCGGTGAAGCGGGCGCACCGCAAGGATCTTATGCAGAAGATTATTTTTTCAAAGGTTTTATCGAAGGGTATGGAACAATGGACGCAATGGCTGCGCTCGTCTTCGCCATTATCGTCATTAATGCCGTAAAAGCGAAAGGTATTACTGATAGAAGAGCAATTACTGTTATTACAATGAAAGCAGGATCTATCGCAGTGATCGGGTTAAGTTTTGTCTATGCTGGATTAGCCTACCTAGGGATGACGAGCCGCTCTGTAGCAGAAGGCGCAACGAACGGCGGAGACATTTTAGCCAAACTTGCCTATGCTTTAATGGGGAATAATGGATTATACTTACTCGGGCTTGCAGTCACACTAGCTTGTTTAACAACTTCTGTTGGTTTGACGACTGCTAGTGCTACTTATCTCTCTAAAGTTGCACCGAAAATCTCTTATAAAGCATTCGTGTTTATTATTTGTTTGTTTTCAACGATCGTTGCGAATGTCGGTCTCACGCAGTTGCTTGCAGTGACGATTCCTATACTAGTAGGTGTATACCCACTTGCTATCGTACTAATAACCTTCAGATTGTTACACCCGTTTTTCAAAGGTTATCATGAGGTGTATAGTTACGGTTTATTGGCAGCGGGTCTAATTGGATTTTTTGATGTGTTACGTGCATTTAATATCGACCTGGTACCGGTTAAACATATATTGGAATTTTTGCCATTATACGAGCAAGGTGTCGGTTGGATTTTGCCTGCCATAGTGTTTGGCGCAATAGGTTTTATTGTCGCTTCTGCTCAAGGTAAGCCTCGCGTTGAATAG
- a CDS encoding acetylornithine transaminase, whose translation MTYLFNNYARRAVHLVKGQGTVVTDDKGKDYLDFTSGIAVVSLGHAHPAIVKTLQEQSEKLWHISNLFESPEQEKLAESLTKDTDLSYALFCNSGAEANEAAIKLARKHTGKHHILSFKQSFHGRTFGAMAATGQDKIQQGFGPMLGSFEALPFNDIEALKQATNENVAAIMLEVIQAEGGVNSIEPAFAEAVMAACNEHHILLIIDEVQTGIGRTGTRYAYEQTALKPDIISLAKGLGGGFPIGAMLAGEELFDTFGPGSHGTTFGGNPLAVSVAQTVIDHVFDPAFLKVVEEKGTYLKQQLQAELPKDKYSIRGNGLLVGIHSNKEMASFIQEAEKQGLLLVPAGTNVIRLLPPLTVTNEEIDQAVSILKNILT comes from the coding sequence GTGACGTATTTATTCAATAACTATGCAAGACGTGCGGTACATCTCGTAAAAGGACAAGGTACCGTAGTAACTGACGATAAGGGAAAGGATTATTTAGACTTTACTAGCGGCATCGCAGTCGTCAGTTTAGGTCACGCTCATCCTGCCATCGTTAAAACATTGCAAGAACAAAGTGAAAAGCTATGGCATATTTCCAATTTATTTGAAAGTCCAGAACAGGAAAAACTTGCTGAATCATTAACGAAAGATACGGATCTATCGTATGCATTATTTTGTAACAGTGGTGCTGAAGCGAATGAAGCAGCAATTAAGCTAGCGCGTAAACATACAGGCAAGCATCATATCTTATCGTTCAAACAGTCATTCCATGGGCGAACATTCGGTGCGATGGCGGCTACGGGTCAGGATAAAATCCAACAAGGATTTGGCCCAATGCTTGGAAGTTTCGAAGCTTTACCGTTTAATGATATCGAAGCTTTGAAACAGGCAACTAACGAGAATGTAGCTGCTATCATGCTAGAAGTCATCCAAGCGGAAGGTGGAGTGAATTCTATCGAACCTGCTTTTGCTGAAGCAGTTATGGCTGCCTGTAATGAACATCATATTCTTCTTATTATCGACGAAGTACAGACAGGAATCGGGCGTACAGGGACACGCTATGCCTACGAGCAGACTGCACTAAAACCCGATATTATTTCTCTTGCTAAAGGTCTTGGTGGCGGTTTTCCGATCGGAGCCATGCTAGCTGGCGAAGAGCTATTCGATACATTCGGCCCGGGCTCACATGGTACAACGTTCGGTGGTAACCCATTAGCCGTATCAGTTGCTCAAACAGTAATTGATCATGTATTTGATCCTGCATTTTTAAAGGTTGTTGAAGAAAAAGGTACGTATTTGAAACAACAACTCCAAGCAGAACTACCTAAAGATAAATACTCGATTCGTGGTAATGGCTTATTAGTTGGAATTCATTCGAATAAAGAAATGGCTTCATTCATCCAAGAGGCCGAAAAACAAGGATTACTCCTAGTACCTGCCGGGACGAATGTCATCCGTCTATTACCACCATTAACAGTCACAAATGAAGAAATCGATCAAGCAGTTTCGATTTTAAAGAACATCTTAACGTAA
- a CDS encoding enoyl-ACP reductase FabI, producing the protein MVDLLKLSGKNIVIMGVANERSIGWGVARALFSVGANVIFTYRKDRSRDKLEKALAKSEFTATQIVQCDVNSDESIEQAFKSIGEQVGVIHGVVHSIAFAHQQDLHNPFVETTRDGYAFAQDSSAYSLVAAAREARHYMTEGGAIITMSYLGAERVLEGYNVMGVAKAALEASVRYLASELGEQNIRVNAISAGAVRTLSAKGVPSFNTILSQIEERAPLKRNVKPEEVSDMTVAMLSNLSSGVTGEVIYVDAGYHIMG; encoded by the coding sequence ATGGTAGATTTATTAAAATTATCGGGTAAAAATATTGTCATTATGGGTGTGGCAAATGAACGTAGTATTGGTTGGGGAGTTGCAAGAGCATTATTCTCAGTTGGTGCGAATGTCATTTTCACCTACCGTAAAGATCGCTCCCGTGATAAATTAGAAAAAGCGTTAGCTAAAAGTGAATTTACAGCTACACAAATTGTACAATGTGATGTCAATAGTGATGAAAGCATCGAGCAGGCTTTCAAATCGATTGGCGAACAAGTTGGTGTAATTCATGGCGTAGTTCACTCTATCGCGTTTGCCCATCAACAAGACTTGCATAATCCATTTGTAGAAACGACTCGTGATGGATATGCATTCGCACAAGATTCCAGTGCCTATTCATTGGTAGCAGCAGCACGTGAAGCCCGTCATTATATGACAGAAGGCGGAGCAATCATTACGATGAGTTATTTAGGGGCAGAGCGAGTTCTTGAAGGCTATAACGTAATGGGTGTTGCAAAAGCTGCTCTTGAAGCTTCTGTACGCTACTTGGCATCGGAGCTAGGTGAACAAAATATTCGCGTCAATGCAATCTCTGCTGGAGCAGTTCGTACATTATCCGCAAAAGGCGTTCCTTCCTTTAATACTATCCTCAGTCAAATTGAGGAGCGTGCGCCACTAAAACGTAATGTCAAACCTGAAGAGGTTTCAGATATGACAGTGGCAATGTTAAGTAATTTATCGAGTGGCGTGACAGGTGAAGTCATCTATGTAGATGCCGGCTACCACATTATGGGGTAA
- a CDS encoding cation diffusion facilitator family transporter, translated as MTTRINEHSTSSVLAIWISLISNIVLTILKLVVGFIFRSPVLLADGFNNASDVVASAAALTSMQISKRPADEDHPYGHGKAEVIGSSIVAIILGLASIYIAVEAAKALFAEPATASKIALLTAIVSLVWKYVLYIYTIRVGTAESSKALIATAYDHLADVYASLAAVVGIGLALIGDAYDWLLLSYGDPIAGIIVSIFVFKIAVEIGKDSIDILMEKSVDDDRLIAFEELIQSIPEVKRIDRLRAREHGHYVLVDIRIAVDGDLTVQQGHIISSRLRNLIMARNEDVDEVLIHLNPWYPEKQSGILTNEE; from the coding sequence ATGACAACTCGTATCAATGAACACTCTACATCTTCTGTCTTAGCAATTTGGATTAGTTTAATTAGCAATATCGTACTAACCATATTAAAATTAGTCGTTGGGTTTATTTTCAGAAGTCCGGTTTTACTCGCAGATGGTTTCAACAATGCCAGTGACGTGGTCGCTTCTGCCGCTGCGTTGACATCCATGCAGATTTCAAAACGACCCGCTGATGAAGATCATCCGTATGGGCACGGTAAAGCAGAGGTAATTGGCTCAAGTATCGTAGCAATTATTTTAGGTTTGGCTTCCATTTATATTGCTGTTGAAGCAGCGAAAGCGTTGTTCGCAGAACCAGCAACAGCCAGTAAAATTGCATTACTCACAGCAATTGTATCGTTAGTTTGGAAATACGTGCTCTATATTTATACAATACGTGTAGGAACAGCTGAAAGCAGTAAAGCCTTAATTGCCACGGCTTATGACCATTTGGCTGATGTTTATGCCTCACTTGCCGCAGTGGTCGGAATTGGACTTGCATTAATAGGGGATGCCTATGATTGGCTGTTGCTCTCGTACGGTGATCCTATCGCGGGAATTATTGTATCCATTTTTGTATTTAAAATTGCGGTGGAAATCGGTAAAGATAGTATTGATATATTAATGGAAAAAAGTGTTGATGATGATCGATTAATCGCATTTGAAGAATTGATTCAATCAATTCCAGAGGTAAAACGAATTGACCGTTTGCGCGCCAGAGAACATGGCCACTATGTATTGGTCGATATTCGCATCGCAGTCGATGGAGATTTAACCGTGCAACAAGGCCATATTATTTCAAGTAGATTACGTAATTTGATCATGGCAAGAAATGAAGACGTCGATGAAGTGTTAATTCACTTAAATCCGTGGTATCCCGAAAAACAATCCGGTATACTTACTAACGAGGAGTGA
- a CDS encoding S-layer homology domain-containing protein, with protein sequence MKKICAIVLTMMLVLYAIPTTSHATVFQDVRQQHSAADEIHYLVEKGIIIEKPNTKYRVNEPITRLEASGMIQRALKIPVDNRPDAKLSDVKLSHPHYALIATMVDEGIFMGNENKEFQPYGNLKRGQMAAVFVRAFNLTGKSTYRFRDVPATYWGLSDIQKLSVNAITTGYLDNTFKPNQTLTRGHFAVFLARILEPDFREQPACYQPNNTPVQTVNVPVTTLWKEPAKSRTVDAYATNKLPDITKWVTAMSLREKQWLVGKLETQALYGQTVKVLQTKGDWVQVIVVDQSSPKNAAGYPGWMLKSHLTTVYPNYVTCDTAMVSKRSATLTMDKNGEQPYRSISFNTTLPVMEVMDNKIAVQTPADGVKYVDRSAVKIVGADGVMPKPTTQQIMDTAKLFDGLTYLWAGTSGFGLDCSGFTYSVYRQHGIDIPRDASVQALNGTLIKKNDLQPGDLMFFAYNKGKGIIHHVGMYAGNGQMIHAPNPKRTVEIIPMTVEPYKSEYVSARRYIK encoded by the coding sequence TTGAAAAAGATCTGTGCAATAGTGCTAACGATGATGTTAGTCCTATATGCAATCCCTACTACCTCACATGCCACCGTCTTCCAAGACGTACGTCAACAGCATTCGGCTGCTGATGAAATACATTATCTAGTAGAAAAAGGAATTATCATAGAAAAGCCAAACACCAAGTACCGGGTAAACGAACCGATCACACGGCTCGAAGCGTCAGGAATGATTCAACGCGCACTGAAAATCCCTGTAGATAATAGACCTGATGCCAAGCTGTCGGACGTAAAGTTATCTCATCCGCACTACGCACTCATCGCCACAATGGTTGATGAAGGTATTTTCATGGGTAACGAGAATAAAGAATTTCAACCGTATGGTAATTTAAAACGTGGGCAAATGGCAGCGGTATTCGTTCGCGCATTCAATCTGACGGGTAAATCTACGTATCGATTCCGTGATGTGCCTGCAACGTATTGGGGTTTATCTGATATACAAAAGTTATCTGTAAATGCTATTACGACAGGGTATTTGGATAATACGTTTAAGCCGAATCAAACATTAACTCGTGGACATTTTGCAGTATTTCTTGCCCGAATTCTTGAGCCTGATTTTAGAGAGCAACCCGCTTGTTATCAACCGAATAACACACCAGTGCAAACAGTAAATGTTCCCGTTACAACACTTTGGAAAGAACCAGCCAAGTCGCGCACAGTAGACGCGTATGCGACAAACAAATTGCCTGACATTACGAAATGGGTTACTGCAATGAGTTTACGTGAAAAGCAATGGCTAGTAGGGAAACTAGAAACGCAAGCACTATACGGTCAAACAGTCAAAGTCCTGCAAACAAAAGGAGACTGGGTTCAGGTAATAGTAGTGGATCAAAGCTCTCCAAAAAACGCAGCAGGTTATCCGGGATGGATGTTGAAGAGTCATTTAACGACTGTGTATCCTAACTACGTAACATGTGACACGGCCATGGTATCGAAGAGATCAGCCACACTTACGATGGATAAAAACGGAGAGCAACCTTACCGCTCAATAAGTTTCAACACGACATTGCCGGTCATGGAAGTTATGGATAATAAAATCGCAGTCCAAACACCTGCCGACGGAGTGAAGTACGTAGACAGAAGCGCAGTGAAGATAGTAGGAGCAGATGGTGTCATGCCGAAGCCCACAACACAACAAATCATGGATACAGCCAAGCTCTTTGACGGATTAACGTATCTATGGGCAGGTACTTCAGGATTTGGACTGGATTGTTCAGGATTCACTTACTCAGTCTACCGACAACACGGTATTGATATACCGCGTGATGCTTCTGTGCAAGCATTGAACGGAACGTTGATAAAGAAGAATGATCTACAACCCGGTGACTTGATGTTCTTTGCCTATAATAAAGGAAAAGGGATCATTCACCATGTAGGAATGTA
- the argH gene encoding argininosuccinate lyase: MMKLWGGRFSSKADEIMEKFNSSLPVDYRLYREDIAGSIAHVTMQVHSDLLSPEEGELLVNGLQSILADIESGELQIEGNYEDIHSFIEMNLTERVGETGKKLHTARSRNDQVAVDMRQYARNQASVVMDALQVLIDSLEAKGKANNVIMPGYTHLQRAQVVTFGHHLGAYAQMFKRDKKRVQNAAELLNENPLGCGALAGTTHDIDRQVTTALLGFDKPVDNFLDGVSDRDYLVELMSDFSLIMMHMSRLSEELILWSSQEFRFITISDAYSTGSSIMPQKKNPDAAELIRGKTGRVYGSLFALLTTLKGLPLTYNKDMQEDKEQFFDALDTVLDCLEIMSKMIDTLQVHAEQMKAAIKGGFLNATEVADYLVAKGTPFRDAHETVGKIIIYCEQENKAIEDLTVGELKKFSDHIEDDIYEYIDYESIITKGNKGLMKGQ; the protein is encoded by the coding sequence ATGATGAAGCTTTGGGGCGGACGTTTTAGTAGTAAAGCAGATGAGATCATGGAGAAGTTCAATAGTTCTTTACCCGTTGATTATCGTTTATATAGAGAGGATATTGCAGGTAGTATCGCACACGTAACGATGCAAGTTCATTCGGATTTATTGTCACCGGAGGAAGGTGAATTGCTAGTGAACGGCTTGCAGTCAATTTTAGCAGATATTGAATCTGGCGAACTACAAATTGAAGGCAATTACGAAGATATTCACTCATTCATTGAAATGAACTTGACGGAGCGAGTAGGGGAGACAGGTAAGAAATTACATACGGCCCGTAGTCGAAATGATCAAGTAGCTGTCGATATGAGACAGTATGCGAGAAATCAAGCATCTGTCGTCATGGATGCATTGCAAGTTCTAATTGATTCACTTGAAGCAAAAGGAAAAGCAAACAATGTTATTATGCCGGGTTACACACATTTGCAACGCGCGCAAGTCGTCACTTTCGGCCACCATTTGGGTGCTTATGCACAAATGTTCAAACGAGATAAAAAACGTGTGCAAAACGCGGCTGAGCTCTTAAATGAAAACCCTCTTGGCTGTGGGGCGCTTGCCGGCACAACACATGATATTGATCGTCAAGTGACTACAGCATTGCTAGGGTTCGATAAGCCGGTAGATAACTTCCTTGACGGAGTCAGTGATCGCGATTACTTAGTAGAATTAATGTCCGACTTCTCACTCATTATGATGCATATGAGCCGTTTAAGTGAAGAATTAATTCTTTGGAGTAGCCAAGAGTTCCGTTTTATCACCATATCAGATGCCTATTCAACAGGAAGTAGCATCATGCCACAAAAGAAAAATCCGGATGCAGCCGAACTGATCCGTGGTAAAACAGGACGTGTATATGGGTCTCTATTCGCTTTACTGACTACGTTAAAAGGGTTGCCATTAACATATAACAAAGACATGCAAGAAGACAAAGAGCAATTCTTTGATGCACTGGATACAGTTCTTGATTGCTTGGAAATCATGTCTAAAATGATCGACACTCTACAAGTACATGCTGAGCAAATGAAAGCCGCAATTAAAGGTGGATTCCTGAATGCTACAGAAGTGGCGGACTATTTAGTTGCAAAAGGTACGCCGTTCCGTGATGCGCATGAAACCGTTGGAAAAATCATTATTTATTGTGAACAGGAAAACAAAGCAATTGAAGACCTGACAGTGGGGGAACTTAAAAAGTTTAGCGACCATATCGAAGACGACATTTACGAATATATCGATTATGAATCCATTATTACAAAAGGTAATAAAGGATTGATGAAGGGACAGTAA
- the argC gene encoding N-acetyl-gamma-glutamyl-phosphate reductase: MKVGIVGASGYGGLELIRLLQNHPEIEQIDLFTSSEVGTVFSQKYPHLVNIHDRPMKAIEPEHISKLDTVFFSTPAGVTTTLLPPLVGAGAKLIDLSGDFRLKDQGTFEHWYQKDAPPIEHLEKSVYGLPEWNKQDIADAEVIANPGCYPTAVLLSLLPLLKNRLIDGSQLIIDAKSGISGAGNKPSQATHFSETNENFSIYKIHQHQHIPEIEQAMNTFADQPEPIMFTTHLVPMTRGIMTTSYAKVNGQVTEEQLINCLQETYKDSPFVRIMTDVQKVSTKQVYGSNYCDIHVKVDPRTNKATIIAVIDNVVKGAAGQAIQNMNIQYGLNEKTGIDVIPLWI, encoded by the coding sequence TTGAAGGTTGGAATCGTAGGAGCGTCTGGATACGGTGGCCTAGAATTGATACGGTTGCTACAAAACCATCCGGAAATTGAACAAATTGATTTATTCACATCCTCAGAAGTGGGGACGGTCTTTTCTCAAAAATATCCACATCTCGTGAATATTCACGATCGGCCGATGAAGGCTATAGAACCAGAACATATTAGCAAGCTGGACACAGTGTTTTTCAGTACACCAGCTGGTGTTACAACTACACTACTTCCTCCATTGGTGGGCGCAGGTGCTAAATTGATTGACTTATCAGGAGATTTTAGATTGAAAGATCAAGGGACTTTTGAGCACTGGTATCAAAAGGATGCACCGCCAATTGAACATTTGGAGAAAAGTGTATACGGACTTCCCGAATGGAATAAACAGGATATTGCCGATGCGGAAGTCATTGCGAATCCAGGGTGTTACCCGACAGCAGTTCTTCTTTCTTTACTTCCGTTACTGAAAAACAGACTAATTGACGGTAGCCAATTGATCATTGATGCGAAAAGTGGTATATCGGGTGCAGGTAATAAACCGAGCCAAGCGACTCATTTCAGTGAAACAAATGAAAACTTCTCTATATACAAAATTCATCAGCATCAGCATATACCAGAAATTGAACAAGCAATGAATACATTTGCCGATCAGCCGGAACCAATTATGTTCACTACACATCTTGTTCCTATGACGAGGGGCATCATGACAACGAGCTATGCAAAAGTGAATGGACAAGTAACGGAAGAACAACTTATAAATTGCTTGCAAGAAACTTATAAAGATAGTCCGTTCGTTCGTATTATGACAGACGTGCAAAAGGTCAGTACGAAACAGGTATATGGCTCCAACTATTGCGATATCCATGTCAAGGTAGATCCACGAACAAATAAGGCAACGATTATAGCAGTTATTGATAATGTGGTGAAAGGTGCCGCTGGACAAGCTATACAAAACATGAATATTCAATATGGTCTAAATGAAAAAACAGGAATCGATGTTATTCCATTATGGATTTAA